Proteins encoded together in one Quercus lobata isolate SW786 chromosome 3, ValleyOak3.0 Primary Assembly, whole genome shotgun sequence window:
- the LOC115978873 gene encoding remorin 1.4-like isoform X1: protein MDSLVKQLRGRFSGIQRQNTEEAGSIRDARIPPQQTQSFKEKKKSQNWFQRQFNRQMSQDYDSSKIIEHATAVAAATYAIATLEEPGIPDQKKTSERPETSFIRSKSKKEDTTRSALEPGRASKRFSGETSMRLPEGKDTKVPETAAATGKTPQKQKSIGPAPSMKKTPTFAEHLKKTDSIQPESAAPKPDLPATINLEMPPTETQRQSSMRAEIPPTESKGQSPMRFRAEETEAEVWEKAELAKIKERHEKMNSTILSWEEKKKAKARRQLDKTESEVERRRLKALEKFGTEMEHINQVSRGAKTQAEERRKDEELKAKEKANIIRTTGKVPKTCLCL, encoded by the exons ATGGATTCTTTGGTCAAACAACTAAG GGGGAGATTTTCTGGCATACAACGCCAAAATACAGAAGAGGCTGGCAGCATCAGGGATGCAAGAATACCACCTCAACAGACTCAGAGTTTcaaag AGAAGAAGAAATCCCAGAACTGGTTCCAGAGACAGTTCAATAGGCAAATGAGTCAGGATTATGATTCAAGCAAAATAATAGAGCATGCAACCGCAGTGGCAGCTGCTACATATGCCATCGCCACACTTGAAGAACCAGGCATCCCAGATCAGAAAAAGACAAGTGAACGCCCTGAAACCTCTTTTATCAGAAGCAAGAGCAAAAAGGAGGATACAACACGTTCAGCGCTAGAACCTGGTAGAGCATCCAAGCGATTCTCAG GTGAAACTTCAATGAGACTTCCTGAAGGCAAAGATACCAAGGTGCCAGAAACTGCTGCAGCAACTGGAAAGACACCCCAAAAACAAAAGTCCATAGGGCCTGCGCCTTCAATGAAAAAGACTCCAACTTTTGCTGAGCACTTGAAAAAAACTGACAGTATACAACCTGAAAGTGCAGCACCAAAACCTGATCTGCCTGCCACCATTAATCTAGAAATGCCACCAACTGAAACTCAAAGGCAGAGTTCAATGAGAGCTGAAATCCCACCAACTGAATCCAAAGGCCAGAGTCCAATGAGATTTAGAGCAGAAGAAACAGAAGCAGAAGTTTGGGAGAAAGCTGAGTTGGCTAAGATCAAAGAACG GCACGAGAAGATGAATTCCACAATACTTTCCtgggaggaaaagaagaaagcaaaagCCAGACGCCAACTAGATAAGACAGAG AGTGAAGTGGAACGAAGAAGACTTAAAGCTTTAGAAAAATTTGGCACTGAGATGGAACATATTAACCAGGTTTCAAGAGGAGCAAAAACGCAGGCAGAAGAAAGGCGAAAGGATGAAGAGTTAAAGgcaaaagaaaaggcaaacatAATTAGAACTACAGGGAAAGTTCCTAAGACATGTCTCTGCTTATGA
- the LOC115978873 gene encoding remorin 1.4-like isoform X2, translating to MSQDYDSSKIIEHATAVAAATYAIATLEEPGIPDQKKTSERPETSFIRSKSKKEDTTRSALEPGRASKRFSGETSMRLPEGKDTKVPETAAATGKTPQKQKSIGPAPSMKKTPTFAEHLKKTDSIQPESAAPKPDLPATINLEMPPTETQRQSSMRAEIPPTESKGQSPMRFRAEETEAEVWEKAELAKIKERHEKMNSTILSWEEKKKAKARRQLDKTESEVERRRLKALEKFGTEMEHINQVSRGAKTQAEERRKDEELKAKEKANIIRTTGKVPKTCLCL from the exons ATGAGTCAGGATTATGATTCAAGCAAAATAATAGAGCATGCAACCGCAGTGGCAGCTGCTACATATGCCATCGCCACACTTGAAGAACCAGGCATCCCAGATCAGAAAAAGACAAGTGAACGCCCTGAAACCTCTTTTATCAGAAGCAAGAGCAAAAAGGAGGATACAACACGTTCAGCGCTAGAACCTGGTAGAGCATCCAAGCGATTCTCAG GTGAAACTTCAATGAGACTTCCTGAAGGCAAAGATACCAAGGTGCCAGAAACTGCTGCAGCAACTGGAAAGACACCCCAAAAACAAAAGTCCATAGGGCCTGCGCCTTCAATGAAAAAGACTCCAACTTTTGCTGAGCACTTGAAAAAAACTGACAGTATACAACCTGAAAGTGCAGCACCAAAACCTGATCTGCCTGCCACCATTAATCTAGAAATGCCACCAACTGAAACTCAAAGGCAGAGTTCAATGAGAGCTGAAATCCCACCAACTGAATCCAAAGGCCAGAGTCCAATGAGATTTAGAGCAGAAGAAACAGAAGCAGAAGTTTGGGAGAAAGCTGAGTTGGCTAAGATCAAAGAACG GCACGAGAAGATGAATTCCACAATACTTTCCtgggaggaaaagaagaaagcaaaagCCAGACGCCAACTAGATAAGACAGAG AGTGAAGTGGAACGAAGAAGACTTAAAGCTTTAGAAAAATTTGGCACTGAGATGGAACATATTAACCAGGTTTCAAGAGGAGCAAAAACGCAGGCAGAAGAAAGGCGAAAGGATGAAGAGTTAAAGgcaaaagaaaaggcaaacatAATTAGAACTACAGGGAAAGTTCCTAAGACATGTCTCTGCTTATGA